The proteins below come from a single Xiphophorus hellerii strain 12219 chromosome 14, Xiphophorus_hellerii-4.1, whole genome shotgun sequence genomic window:
- the LOC116732483 gene encoding obscurin-like, with translation MTTMSDEVIIQETEIKANLKADNTTIPPGGSVTLTCSVDKPADLTFELFRGSSSTYQTRVSPRSDVVFIITEGGIYTCIGFKLGTNFVTSMSDEVTINKRVSNRVSVTSQPNRSLIYRGEKVTLRCEIQDDGRNWWTYEWKPTNRNFPSSSEYMINSATDADSGEYSCKGRRGYEFTGWSEAIRLTVSSDKPRATLKAEKRIIPAGGSVTLTCSVEGSTGWEFYWIRNGQYYSVVGSSRNTEPDGTIRVSEGGEYSCRGRRGDSSFESETSKEVTIEETAPNKPSLILQPNWSQIYIGEKVTLRCEIQGGTEWTYEWRSTNRNFPSSSEYSIISATESHSGKYSCRGKRGFSFTPWSNVVKITVSPKPHPVLSVSPSWPNPGASVTLSCEGLEHQSAGWRFFWYKAVPDTSKQNYLPSYSYELLPGSTNGTEQNSFIINGPTHTAGYKCRAEREEPKFYTDYSEPKFFWSADPRPAASLSVNPDRVQHFRSDSVSLSCEGNSAEWRVRRFIERDGLSDFTCSYWGTMTGSTCTFKPYYYMDGVFWCESKSGEFSNAVNITVQNDNYDGVILVSPVHPVTEGDPVTLSCRDKKQNLLSNVFFYHNDKLINNDSREELKISAVSKSDEGFYKCQHSGKESPRSWMSVRVTVSSPVSSSFPVMLIVGPVVGIVVIILIILLILLWRCRRSKDLCCIRSKGSEVRGQSSTTNQPEGPEYKSLSHGNVHLYEMIGSAEASGHAADEAPEVTYSLIEMKSFRKDRRQGGPEEGAVYSEVKTGAAGKSGPAAAEASVYSEIRKAPAVENSAAM, from the exons ATGACAACTATGAGTGATGAAGTTATTATACAGGAAACTG AAATCAAGGCAAATTTGAAAGCAGACAACACAACCataccaccagggggcagtgtGACATTAACTTGTTCTGTGGACAAACCTGCTGATTTAACATTTGAGCTCTTCAGAGGATCTTCATCCACCTATCAGACCAGAGTTTCTCCTCGATCAGATGTAGTTTTCATCATCACAGAAGGAGGAATTTACACCTGCATAGGATTTAAACTTGGGACAAACTTTGTGACATCTATGAGTGATGAAGTCACCATTAATAAGAGAG TTTCCAACAGAGTTTCAGTCACTTCACAACCAAACCGATCTCTGATATACAGAGGAGAGAAAGTCACTCTGAGATGTGAGATCCAGGATGATGGAAGAAATTGGTGGACGTATGAATGGAAACCAACCAATAGAAACTTTCCATCATCCAGTGAATATATGATCAACTCAGCTACTGATGCTGACAGTGGAGAATACAGCTGTAAGGGTAGAAGAGGCTACGAGTTTACAGGATGGAGTGAAGCCATCAGACTGACAGTGTCAT CTGATAAACCCAGAGCCACCCTGAAGGCAGAGAAAAGAATcataccagcagggggcagtgttACACTGACCTGCTCTGTTGAAGGATCTACTGGCTGGGAGTTTTACTGGATCAGAAATGGACAATATTATTCTGTAGTTGGATCCTCCAGAAACACAGAACCAGATGGAACCATCAGAGTCTCAGAGGGAGGAGAGtacagctgcagaggaagaagaggagactCATCTTTTGAATCAGAAACCAGTAAAGAGGTCACCATTGAGGAAACTG ctCCCAATAAACCCAGTTTGATTCTGCAACCCAACTGGTCTCAGATCTACATAGGAGAGAAAGTCACTCTGAGATGTGAGATCCAGGGAGGAACTGAGTGGACGTATGAATGGAGATCAACCAATAGAAACTTTCCATCATCCAGTGAATACAGCATCATATCAGCTACTGAGTCCCACAGTGGAAAAtacagctgcagaggaaaaagAGGGTTTTCCTTTACACCATGGAGTAATGTTGTTAAAATAACTGTAT CACCCAAACCTCATCCTGTCCTCTCTGTGTCTCCATCATGGCCGAATCCTGGAGCCTCAGTGACTCTGAGCTGTGAGGGTTTGGAGCATCAATCAGCAGGATGGAGGTTCTTCTGGTATAAAGCTGTTCCTGACACATCCAAGCAAAACTATCTACCATCCTACAGCTATGAGCTGCTGCCTGGCAGCACCAATGGGACTGAGCAGAACTCCTTCATCATTAATGGACCGACTCACACAGCAGGATACAAGTGCAGAGCAGAAAGAGAAGAACCAAAGTTTTACACTGATTACAGTGAACCAAAGTTTTTCTGGTCTGCag ATCCTCgtccagcagcttctctctcAGTGAATCCTGACAGAGTTCAACACTTCAGATCTGACTCTGTGTCTCTGAGCTGTGAGGGAAACTCTGCTGAGTGGAGAGTGAGGAGGTTTATAGAAAGAGATGGACTGTCAGACTTTACCTGCTCCTACTGGGGGACAATGACTGGATCTACATGCACCTTTAAACCATACTATTATATGGATGGAGTGTTCTGGTGTGAGTCAAAATCTGGAGAGTTTAGCAACGCAGTAAACATCACTGTACAGA ATGATAATTATGATGGTGTTATCCTGGTGAGCCCTGTTCATCCTGTGACTGAAGGAGATCCTgttactctgagctgcagagataaaaaacaaaatcttctctccaatgtgtttttctatcaCAATGATAAACTCATCAATAAtgacagcagagaggagctgaAGATCTCTGCAGTGTCAAAGTCAGATGAAGGTTTCTACAAATGTCAACATTCAGGAAAAGAGTCACCAAGGAGCTGGATGTCTGTTAGAG taaCTGTATCCAGTCCTGTCAGTTCTTCATTTCCTGTCATGTTGATCGTTGGACCAGTTGTTGGAATCGTTGTCATTATTCTCATTATTCTCCTGATCTTGTTGTGGCGCTGCAGACGGTCCAaag atcTTTGCTGCATAAG GTCAAAGGgctcagaggtcagaggtcagagctcCACCACAAACCAGCCTGAAGGTCCTGAATATAAATCTCTTTCTCATG GTAATGTTCATCTCTATGAGATGATCGGCTCGGCTGAAGCTTCTGGACATG cagcagatgaagCCCCAGAGGTTACATACTCTCTCATTGAAATGAAATCCTTTAGGAAAGACA GGAGACAAGGTGGACCAGAAGAGGGCGCTGTTTACTCTGAGGTGAAAACAGGAGCTGCAG GGAAGTCGGGTCCTGCAGCAGCGGAGGCATCAGTTTATTCTGAAATCAGAAAAGCACCAGCTGTGGAAAACAGTGCTGCCATGTAG